In Candidatus Saccharibacteria bacterium oral taxon 488, one DNA window encodes the following:
- the gyrA gene encoding DNA gyrase subunit A: MSDQDKQIQSTSDHKSVEVTPDMVAEASTGLERRRLEHVMQDNFFRYSMSVIVDRALPDVRDGLKPVHRRILYSMNQNGNRSTAKFVKSARIIGDVMGKYHPHGDSAIYDSMVRLAQDWAMRYTLVQGQGNFGSMDGDPPAAHRYTEARLDKPAEELLTDIEKETVDFKDNFDGSEREPIVLPAKLPNLLLNGQIGIAVGMATSIPTHNLGELVDATVELIDNPEATVDDLLQHVKGPDFPTGAIVYGGAPMRQAYATGRGSVMMRAVAEIQETKKGRHQIVVTEIPYGVNKATLIEKIGELHKEKRVMLADLRDESSRGKVRIVIELKKDAYPKKVLNQLYKLTALQTSFNYNMLALVNTMQPRILGLHDILSEFVKHRQSVVRRRTEFELKKAKARAHILEGYKIALDHIDEVIKTIRASKTQDEAEKNLRAKFGLSEIQAKAILAMQLRRLTGLEREAVENELRELLKLIARLEAILADEQEILNIIKAELLEMKEKYGDERRSKIINHELGKFSDEELIPDEEAVILLTGENYIKRTLLSDYRKQNRGGKGKRGMTTKEEDIIDQVVPANTHDYLLFFTNRGRIFRLKAYEVPAASLSAKGVAAVNLLQLQPEEKITAIIKHEKNAGDQGYLFMATKHGTVKKTPLGDYANIRTNGLIAIKLDEGDELRWIKKTDGKSDVIISTSAGQAIRFNEQDARPMGRAARGVRGVRLRPNDCVVGMDIVTSDEQTLLVISEKGFGKRTKVTNFPSHKRGGVGIKAAIVTAKTGPIISVQTIDPTMNEALLVSQNGQTIRLGLSDIKLLGRTTQGVTIMRLSDGDAVSSIGLMEKRPDEED; encoded by the coding sequence ATGAGTGATCAGGACAAACAGATACAATCAACCAGTGACCACAAGTCAGTTGAGGTAACGCCAGACATGGTAGCGGAGGCGTCAACAGGCTTAGAGCGACGTCGACTCGAACATGTGATGCAAGATAATTTCTTCCGCTATTCGATGAGTGTCATTGTTGACCGGGCATTACCGGATGTGCGCGATGGTCTAAAGCCCGTGCATCGCCGTATTTTGTATTCAATGAACCAAAACGGCAATCGTAGTACTGCAAAATTCGTTAAATCAGCGCGTATCATTGGTGATGTGATGGGTAAATATCACCCGCATGGTGACTCGGCGATTTATGATTCGATGGTGCGTCTGGCGCAAGATTGGGCGATGCGCTATACCTTGGTGCAGGGCCAGGGAAATTTTGGCTCAATGGACGGAGATCCACCAGCCGCTCACCGTTATACTGAGGCGCGACTCGACAAGCCAGCTGAAGAACTACTAACTGACATTGAAAAGGAAACGGTTGATTTTAAGGATAATTTTGATGGTTCAGAGCGTGAGCCAATCGTGCTGCCGGCAAAATTACCAAACCTGCTACTGAACGGTCAGATTGGTATCGCTGTTGGTATGGCGACGAGTATCCCGACGCATAACCTGGGCGAGTTGGTGGATGCGACGGTTGAACTGATTGATAATCCTGAAGCAACGGTCGATGACTTGTTGCAACACGTGAAAGGCCCAGACTTTCCGACGGGGGCAATTGTCTATGGAGGCGCGCCGATGCGTCAGGCATATGCGACTGGTCGCGGTAGTGTAATGATGCGGGCGGTGGCAGAGATTCAGGAGACCAAGAAGGGGCGACATCAGATCGTCGTCACAGAGATCCCGTATGGTGTAAATAAAGCAACACTAATCGAAAAAATTGGTGAGCTTCATAAAGAAAAACGAGTGATGCTGGCCGACCTACGTGATGAAAGTTCTCGGGGCAAAGTCCGCATTGTCATCGAGCTGAAAAAAGATGCGTATCCAAAGAAAGTATTGAACCAGCTATACAAACTGACAGCGCTCCAGACGAGTTTTAATTACAACATGTTGGCATTGGTTAATACCATGCAGCCACGGATTTTAGGCTTGCACGATATTTTGAGCGAATTTGTGAAACACCGCCAGTCTGTGGTGCGCCGCCGTACTGAGTTTGAGCTGAAAAAGGCCAAGGCGAGGGCGCATATTCTGGAAGGCTATAAGATTGCACTGGATCACATTGACGAGGTGATCAAGACGATTCGTGCCTCAAAAACCCAGGATGAAGCGGAAAAGAATCTGCGCGCTAAGTTTGGACTCAGCGAGATCCAGGCCAAGGCTATTTTGGCAATGCAGCTGCGACGCCTGACTGGACTTGAGCGTGAAGCGGTCGAGAATGAACTTCGCGAACTTCTGAAGCTGATCGCAAGGTTAGAGGCTATCTTGGCCGACGAGCAAGAGATTTTGAATATTATCAAGGCTGAGCTTCTAGAGATGAAGGAAAAGTACGGCGACGAGCGGCGTAGTAAAATTATCAACCATGAACTGGGTAAGTTCTCTGATGAGGAGCTAATTCCAGATGAGGAAGCGGTCATTTTACTAACCGGCGAGAATTACATCAAGCGGACCCTGCTCAGTGATTATCGCAAGCAAAACCGTGGTGGCAAGGGTAAGCGCGGCATGACCACCAAAGAGGAGGATATCATTGACCAGGTGGTGCCAGCAAACACCCATGACTATTTGTTGTTCTTTACGAATCGAGGTCGAATTTTTCGCCTGAAGGCGTATGAAGTACCAGCTGCCAGTCTCAGTGCCAAAGGTGTGGCGGCGGTGAACCTGCTCCAGCTACAGCCAGAAGAGAAGATCACCGCTATCATTAAACACGAGAAGAACGCTGGTGACCAGGGCTACCTATTTATGGCAACTAAGCATGGTACGGTGAAGAAGACTCCGCTTGGCGACTATGCCAATATCCGGACGAACGGGCTCATTGCTATTAAGTTAGACGAGGGTGACGAGCTACGTTGGATCAAGAAAACAGATGGCAAAAGTGATGTAATTATTTCAACATCAGCTGGTCAAGCGATTCGTTTCAACGAGCAGGATGCTCGGCCGATGGGTCGAGCGGCTCGTGGCGTACGCGGGGTGCGCCTGCGTCCGAATGATTGCGTTGTTGGCATGGATATCGTTACCAGTGATGAACAGACGCTGCTGGTCATTAGCGAAAAGGGCTTTGGTAAACGCACGAAAGTGACTAATTTCCCAAGTCATAAGCGCGGTGGTGTAGGGATAAAGGCGGCAATTGTGACGGCAAAGACTGGCCCAATCATTTCAGTACAGACGATTGATCCGACGATGAACGAAGCACTGTTGGTATCGCAAAATGGTCAAACAATTCGTCTGGGCTTGAGTGACATCAAGTTGCTCGGTCGAACAACGCAGGGTGTGACGATTATGCGGTTGAGTGATGGCGATGCGGTGTCGTCGATTGGCCTAATGGAGAAACGTCCAGACGAGGAGGATTAG
- the pyrD gene encoding dihydroorotate dehydrogenase (quinone), whose product MYKYVIKPLLFLLTPDFTHKLIVFCGRVAQALPPVRWGIRKSWGFQDNSLQQEVSGITFRNPIGLSAGFDKNIQLLSLMEDIGFGFASGGSVTLEPRKGNRRPWFHRLPRTKSVVVFAGMPNKGLRKIRNYIERNTRRSSNAVSVISVAVIANKTTIEQAGGYPAEQAIINDVKKATEYIIHNKLASVVEINISCPNAGKEPFIEAESLDALLTTLDIVPRDVPFWVKMPHLYDIKQFDALLGVIVRHNIQGVTVANLIKDRSKINIKDSLTDEIRGGLSGAPTREHSLELIRHAYKKYGDRLTIIGVGGVFSAEDAYAKIKAGASLVGLITGLFFEGPQLVGQINRGLVELLKKDGFSHISEAVGADFRSRSKKTKKL is encoded by the coding sequence ATGTATAAGTATGTTATAAAACCCCTATTATTTTTGTTAACGCCAGACTTTACGCATAAGCTGATTGTTTTTTGCGGTCGCGTGGCGCAGGCTCTACCGCCTGTTCGGTGGGGTATCCGTAAGTCGTGGGGTTTTCAAGACAACTCGCTTCAGCAGGAAGTGAGCGGCATCACTTTTCGTAACCCGATCGGCTTATCGGCAGGATTTGATAAAAATATTCAGCTGTTGTCACTAATGGAAGACATTGGTTTTGGGTTTGCTTCGGGTGGGTCGGTGACACTAGAGCCGAGGAAGGGGAATCGACGGCCGTGGTTTCATCGCTTGCCGAGGACGAAGTCAGTCGTAGTTTTTGCGGGTATGCCGAATAAAGGTTTGCGAAAGATCCGTAACTATATCGAACGAAACACCCGTCGGTCAAGCAACGCAGTCAGTGTGATCTCTGTGGCGGTTATTGCAAATAAAACAACGATTGAGCAGGCTGGTGGCTATCCAGCCGAACAGGCGATCATTAATGACGTAAAAAAAGCAACAGAATATATTATTCACAACAAATTGGCGAGTGTTGTAGAAATTAACATATCATGCCCTAATGCCGGCAAGGAGCCGTTTATTGAGGCGGAGTCGCTCGATGCATTATTAACAACACTTGATATCGTGCCGCGTGACGTACCGTTCTGGGTGAAAATGCCACATCTATATGACATAAAGCAGTTTGATGCGCTGCTAGGGGTTATTGTTCGGCATAATATCCAAGGTGTGACGGTGGCAAATCTGATCAAAGACCGTAGTAAAATTAACATCAAAGATTCGCTGACTGATGAAATTCGCGGTGGGCTGAGTGGTGCGCCAACGCGCGAACACAGCTTAGAGCTGATTCGCCATGCGTATAAGAAATATGGCGACCGGTTGACGATCATTGGCGTTGGTGGAGTGTTTTCGGCTGAGGATGCGTACGCCAAGATTAAGGCTGGCGCCAGCCTAGTAGGGCTGATTACCGGTCTGTTTTTTGAAGGACCGCAGCTGGTTGGGCAAATCAATCGCGGATTGGTGGAGCTATTGAAAAAAGACGGTTTTTCTCATATCTCCGAGGCAGTTGGTGCGGATTTTCGCAGCCGGTCAAAAAAGACGAAAAAACTTTGA
- a CDS encoding ROK family protein yields MIIAIDTGGTKTLVGRFTDNGTLETTTRFATPTDITAYIKQVVETITVIAEGAPVTGISIGLPGTVTDGVATYCINLGWCEVPIRDLLAEHFPDAQIILENDANLAGLASIRRLEPQPACGLYVTIGTGIGTSIILNGTLHPSLRSSEAGHMQVAYQSTIDSWENLASGRALSQQFGELSDATPPEAWFEAAKRLSLGLQALIAAIQPNVIVIGGGIGRYTDKFSASLAGLITEKLPSFITCPHIVGAAHPEESVLYGCYDNAIAHR; encoded by the coding sequence ATGATTATTGCGATTGATACTGGAGGCACAAAAACATTGGTCGGACGATTTACCGACAACGGCACGCTAGAGACAACAACTCGGTTTGCCACCCCAACAGATATTACAGCATATATCAAACAAGTCGTTGAAACCATTACCGTAATTGCCGAGGGCGCACCTGTTACAGGCATCTCGATCGGTCTACCCGGCACCGTCACTGACGGTGTCGCTACATATTGCATTAACCTCGGCTGGTGCGAGGTGCCCATCCGCGACCTCCTGGCCGAGCACTTTCCCGACGCCCAAATCATCCTCGAAAATGATGCCAACCTCGCTGGCCTCGCCAGTATACGTCGCCTTGAGCCACAGCCAGCCTGCGGCCTCTACGTCACTATCGGCACAGGCATCGGCACCAGCATTATCCTCAACGGCACACTCCACCCCAGCCTACGTAGCAGTGAAGCCGGTCATATGCAAGTTGCGTATCAGTCAACCATCGATTCGTGGGAAAACCTCGCTTCCGGACGAGCGCTCAGTCAACAGTTTGGTGAATTATCGGACGCAACACCGCCCGAAGCTTGGTTTGAGGCTGCCAAGAGACTCAGCTTAGGACTGCAGGCACTGATCGCTGCTATTCAGCCAAACGTTATCGTTATCGGCGGCGGTATCGGCCGCTACACCGATAAATTCTCTGCATCACTAGCCGGACTTATCACCGAGAAACTACCGTCATTTATCACCTGCCCGCACATCGTTGGTGCAGCACACCCCGAGGAATCTGTGCTCTATGGTTGCTACGATAACGCTATCGCCCATCGTTAA
- a CDS encoding divergent PAP2 family protein, with the protein MQYILIPGIAWFVAQSSKHLARLFGRNRRVTQSNPRSPVLFSGGMPSAHSATVVSLALTIGHYQGWGSPLFGLAAWFAAIVLYDAVMVRFSSGQQGDLLNRVVRKDYPKLSTIRVAHGHTLPEMLVGAAVGTVVTFVVIFATR; encoded by the coding sequence ATGCAATACATCCTGATACCGGGCATCGCGTGGTTTGTAGCGCAGTCATCAAAGCATCTGGCCCGGCTGTTTGGCCGTAATCGTCGAGTTACGCAGTCGAACCCTCGTTCGCCGGTATTGTTTTCAGGTGGTATGCCGAGTGCTCACAGTGCAACGGTGGTGTCGCTTGCGCTGACCATCGGTCACTACCAGGGGTGGGGAAGTCCGCTGTTCGGCCTGGCTGCATGGTTCGCGGCAATCGTATTGTATGATGCGGTGATGGTGCGATTTTCCTCTGGACAGCAAGGTGACTTGCTCAATAGAGTGGTGCGAAAAGATTATCCAAAGCTGTCAACGATTAGGGTGGCACATGGTCATACGCTACCAGAAATGCTTGTCGGGGCGGCCGTGGGCACGGTTGTAACCTTTGTTGTAATTTTCGCTACAAGATAA
- the gyrB gene encoding DNA topoisomerase (ATP-hydrolyzing) subunit B — MAKQTDKQAYDGSQIQVLEGLEPVRKRPGMYIGSTGYDGIHHLIKEIADNSIDEAIAGHATRVEVVLLEDGGVQVTDDGRGIPVDKHPKTGLSTLETVLTVLHAGGKFGGGGYKVSSGLHGVGSSVVNALSTKMIAEVVRDGQLYRVVFATGGIVEPLEKIGKTDRPTGTRIIFYPDPTIFKETVEFDYKWVVSYLRHQAYLTKGVHTSVIDNRTGERQSFYFEGGIQSYVRHLNIGKDVLSNDVFYVEKQVEDCMVEIAVQYNDTYIETVKPFANNVLTPDGGTHLVGFRSALTRVINDYARKNGLLKEKEDNLTGDDIREGLTAIILVKLPDPQFEGQTKNKLGNPEMRRYVEQVMNEYFAYYLEENPSIAKKIVGKATLAARARKAARAARDNVIRKGALDGMGLPGKLWDCSSKSPSDSEIYIVEGNSAAGSAKEGRDSKTQAILPLRGKVLNTERARLDKMFANKEIVAMIQAFGVGIGDQFDINGLRYHKIIIMTDADVDGSHIATLLLTFLFRYMKEVVEGGYVYLAKPPLYSINRGQKKIYAYDEAEKDKVLASLIADKKSRGTTIDDEQDVTKQAGVTISRFKGLGEMDADQLWETTMNPENRVLIQVSVEDAEEADAIFTRLMGDDVSLRKNFIQSWAKNANLEDLDI; from the coding sequence ATGGCTAAACAAACAGATAAGCAAGCCTACGATGGCTCGCAAATCCAGGTTTTGGAGGGTCTCGAACCGGTGCGTAAGCGACCGGGAATGTACATTGGTAGCACGGGATATGATGGTATTCACCATTTGATCAAGGAGATCGCTGATAACTCAATTGATGAGGCAATCGCGGGCCATGCGACGAGAGTAGAAGTGGTGCTGCTAGAAGACGGTGGTGTGCAGGTGACTGATGATGGGCGCGGTATTCCGGTTGATAAACATCCAAAAACCGGTCTGTCTACTCTAGAAACGGTGCTGACAGTACTGCATGCTGGTGGTAAGTTTGGCGGCGGTGGCTATAAAGTGTCATCTGGACTCCACGGCGTAGGTTCGAGCGTGGTAAACGCGCTTTCAACCAAAATGATCGCTGAGGTGGTGCGAGACGGGCAGCTGTACCGTGTGGTGTTTGCGACTGGCGGTATCGTTGAGCCGCTCGAAAAGATCGGTAAAACTGATCGGCCAACCGGGACGCGCATAATATTCTACCCAGATCCAACGATTTTTAAGGAGACAGTGGAATTTGACTACAAGTGGGTGGTTAGTTATTTGCGCCATCAGGCATACCTCACCAAAGGCGTGCACACCTCAGTTATTGACAATCGAACAGGTGAGCGACAGTCATTTTACTTTGAGGGTGGTATTCAGAGCTACGTGAGACACCTCAACATTGGCAAAGATGTTTTATCAAACGATGTCTTTTATGTTGAGAAGCAGGTTGAAGATTGCATGGTGGAAATTGCCGTGCAATATAACGATACCTACATTGAGACGGTGAAGCCGTTCGCCAACAATGTGCTGACACCAGATGGCGGTACGCACCTAGTTGGTTTTCGTTCAGCGCTAACCAGGGTCATCAACGACTATGCGCGTAAGAATGGCTTATTGAAGGAAAAGGAAGATAACCTGACTGGTGACGACATTCGCGAGGGCTTGACGGCGATTATCTTGGTTAAATTGCCTGATCCACAGTTTGAAGGTCAGACCAAAAATAAGCTCGGCAATCCAGAAATGCGCCGCTATGTCGAGCAGGTGATGAACGAGTATTTTGCGTATTATCTCGAGGAAAACCCGAGTATTGCTAAGAAAATTGTCGGCAAGGCGACCTTGGCGGCCCGGGCGCGTAAGGCGGCGCGAGCAGCCCGTGACAATGTGATCCGTAAGGGCGCACTTGATGGTATGGGGCTGCCGGGTAAACTGTGGGATTGTTCAAGCAAAAGCCCGAGTGATAGCGAGATTTATATTGTTGAGGGTAACTCAGCAGCGGGTTCAGCCAAAGAGGGTCGTGACAGTAAAACCCAGGCGATTTTGCCACTTCGTGGTAAGGTGCTGAATACTGAACGAGCGCGACTTGATAAAATGTTCGCTAATAAAGAGATTGTGGCGATGATTCAGGCATTTGGTGTTGGTATCGGTGATCAGTTTGACATCAATGGTCTGCGTTACCACAAAATTATCATCATGACCGATGCTGATGTTGACGGTAGTCATATCGCGACGTTGCTTTTGACATTCCTGTTTCGCTATATGAAAGAGGTGGTTGAGGGTGGCTATGTGTACCTCGCCAAGCCGCCGTTGTACTCCATCAACCGTGGGCAGAAGAAAATCTACGCATATGATGAGGCGGAGAAAGATAAAGTATTGGCGAGCCTAATTGCCGATAAGAAAAGTCGTGGTACAACAATCGATGATGAACAAGATGTCACCAAGCAGGCTGGCGTGACAATTTCACGATTTAAGGGGCTTGGTGAGATGGATGCCGACCAGCTGTGGGAGACAACGATGAATCCAGAAAATCGTGTATTGATTCAAGTCAGTGTGGAAGACGCCGAAGAGGCGGATGCGATCTTTACGCGGTTGATGGGCGATGACGTGAGTTTGCGCAAAAACTTTATTCAAAGCTGGGCAAAAAATGCTAACTTGGAGGATTTGGATATTTAA